The following coding sequences lie in one Pseudobacteroides sp. genomic window:
- a CDS encoding recombinase family protein: MEKKTSSKSKSAEPNNIAAAYIRVSTKNQEEKGFSIEVQREKAISYAKEKNLVLSNDMIYEEAKPVSKTSKDDDEGDGFYERLKRRPALNEIIQLINENKITHLIIYTRDRLTRNFQDFITLKSFFNKAGVTIHYSRPGEVYKIEDTKINNFLELILASVAELEANTIGIRVKGGNRSCIKNGFWAGGKVPFGFHSIHDPQNKKNSILRADKYEKAIIEEIFNMYSEYGFGYRKISDFMNEKYPFIKWTKSKIESIIKNETYTGYIVWDRRGGRRSPGKHQEHDKSPFLSEGCIISANQWDKVTSLRKKKEILKDAKYFNTPFILRGKLVCGICGAVMKCKNYGKGKKSVYKCPTLNAKGIAEMIIEKEEIEQYFIQELKKLFTYNMDKLWDLYSARLKEQENNNLQLMKLINKKLNEISVLKGKIDSVISKNIEEPVRSSILEQRVILNKKEQNLKKHYDEVACVSYEKFNNKSEFCDALIGAYEKINRSTDNNKRMLFDILVERIVIMEKAGGFNIDIILNPPKDI; encoded by the coding sequence ATGGAAAAGAAAACGAGCTCAAAATCCAAATCCGCTGAACCTAATAATATTGCTGCAGCTTATATCAGAGTGTCAACAAAGAATCAGGAAGAGAAAGGTTTTTCTATTGAGGTTCAGAGAGAAAAAGCTATATCTTATGCTAAAGAAAAAAACTTGGTACTTTCAAATGATATGATTTATGAGGAGGCTAAGCCAGTATCAAAAACTTCAAAGGATGACGATGAAGGAGATGGTTTTTATGAGAGGCTAAAAAGAAGACCAGCCTTAAATGAAATTATTCAGCTTATTAATGAAAATAAAATTACCCATTTGATAATTTATACAAGGGACCGCTTAACGAGGAACTTCCAAGATTTTATTACTTTAAAGTCTTTCTTTAATAAGGCAGGAGTTACTATCCATTACAGCAGGCCCGGAGAAGTATATAAAATTGAGGACACAAAAATCAATAATTTTCTGGAATTAATATTGGCCAGCGTAGCAGAACTTGAGGCTAATACTATAGGCATAAGGGTAAAGGGTGGAAATCGTTCCTGTATAAAAAATGGATTTTGGGCCGGAGGCAAAGTTCCTTTCGGCTTTCATTCTATTCATGATCCTCAAAACAAGAAAAATTCTATTTTGCGAGCAGACAAATATGAGAAGGCAATAATTGAAGAGATATTTAATATGTATTCAGAATATGGTTTTGGATATAGAAAGATATCTGATTTTATGAACGAAAAATATCCATTTATTAAATGGACTAAAAGTAAGATAGAATCAATTATTAAGAATGAAACTTATACAGGATATATTGTTTGGGACCGGAGAGGTGGAAGAAGATCTCCAGGAAAACATCAGGAGCACGATAAGTCACCATTTTTAAGTGAAGGATGTATCATATCTGCAAATCAATGGGATAAGGTAACTTCATTGAGAAAGAAAAAGGAAATTTTAAAAGATGCAAAATATTTTAATACTCCTTTTATTCTTAGAGGCAAGCTTGTTTGTGGTATTTGTGGGGCGGTTATGAAATGCAAGAATTATGGTAAGGGTAAAAAGAGTGTATATAAATGTCCTACACTCAACGCAAAGGGAATAGCTGAAATGATTATTGAGAAAGAAGAAATTGAGCAATATTTTATTCAGGAACTTAAAAAACTTTTTACATATAATATGGATAAACTCTGGGATTTATATAGTGCTAGGCTTAAAGAGCAAGAAAACAATAATCTGCAATTGATGAAGTTAATCAATAAAAAGCTAAATGAAATCAGTGTGCTAAAAGGTAAAATTGATTCTGTGATATCTAAGAATATTGAGGAGCCTGTAAGATCAAGTATTCTGGAACAACGTGTTATATTGAACAAAAAGGAGCAAAATCTTAAGAAGCATTACGATGAAGTGGCTTGTGTTTCGTATGAGAAATTTAATAATAAAAGTGAATTTTGTGATGCATTAATAGGGGCTTATGAAAAAATTAATAGGTCCACAGATAACAATAAACGGATGCTATTTGACATTCTTGTTGAAAGAATAGTAATTATGGAGAAAGCAGGTGGATTTAATATTGATATAATTCTAAATCCACCAAAGGATATTTAG
- a CDS encoding recombinase family protein has protein sequence MEVKNLETKLKPEDYAAIYARKSIKSENNSILSQLSLARDVLYKNNLILYKEYWDEESATKLPPSKRQGFSRLLKDAKAGKFKTVIVYRRDRLARRVHDLIEIKNTFKKYRIKIIYSNDGEYQPSESYLSDFIENIIMAVDELEPQIVAERTNTGRVKKRERKEYSGAGKLPFGFERISQNEKTFYRCNYQTVPLIRELFKMYSKNNDSKSMMDIVKELNNFYENKLPTTSNQVGKIIRNPIYAGYQFINSKYTVFDLFQSDDGLNNFNPDLLQKCVNVQPVVDFDLWVKCITVWRVNYKAFKRKKNQEYLFKGLLLCGKCKKPIKLINNKYRCISKGCSSFNADYFKNELIKYLLDNIIQTMGLESVISHKITQLKRGIQTYNRQLKTVGNDLEKYTLDYVNNFKDKYIANGCKELISDAMIRREDVKARIYDLEARIYRLQEEKEKLNGSINRKGLAGYFLSNQERAHHLISTLVDQVIVNGKENELKIQIR, from the coding sequence GTGGAAGTAAAGAACCTGGAGACGAAACTTAAACCGGAAGATTATGCAGCCATATATGCAAGAAAGTCTATAAAGAGTGAAAATAATTCTATTCTTTCACAGTTGTCATTGGCAAGAGATGTTTTATATAAAAATAATCTGATATTGTATAAAGAGTACTGGGATGAGGAATCTGCGACTAAGCTGCCTCCAAGTAAGAGACAAGGCTTTAGCAGGCTCCTTAAAGATGCAAAGGCAGGCAAGTTTAAAACAGTAATTGTGTATAGAAGGGACAGATTAGCGAGACGGGTTCATGATCTGATAGAAATAAAAAATACCTTCAAAAAGTACAGGATAAAAATTATCTATTCAAATGATGGTGAATATCAACCGTCAGAAAGCTATTTATCAGACTTTATTGAAAACATAATAATGGCTGTAGATGAGCTGGAACCACAAATTGTAGCAGAAAGAACTAATACTGGTAGAGTCAAGAAAAGAGAGAGGAAGGAATATTCTGGAGCAGGAAAACTTCCGTTTGGATTTGAACGTATCAGTCAAAATGAGAAAACTTTTTACAGGTGCAACTATCAAACGGTACCGTTAATAAGGGAGTTGTTTAAAATGTATTCAAAGAACAATGATAGTAAAAGCATGATGGATATAGTTAAGGAATTAAATAATTTCTATGAAAATAAGTTGCCAACTACTTCTAACCAAGTTGGTAAAATTATTCGAAATCCTATTTATGCAGGCTATCAATTTATAAACAGTAAATATACTGTTTTCGACTTATTTCAGTCAGACGATGGGCTAAACAACTTTAATCCGGATTTACTGCAGAAGTGTGTAAACGTGCAGCCTGTGGTTGATTTTGATTTGTGGGTAAAATGTATTACAGTCTGGAGAGTTAATTATAAGGCTTTCAAAAGGAAGAAGAATCAGGAATATTTATTTAAGGGATTGCTGTTATGCGGCAAATGTAAAAAGCCAATAAAACTGATTAATAACAAATACAGGTGTATTTCAAAGGGCTGTTCAAGCTTTAATGCAGACTATTTCAAAAACGAATTAATAAAGTACCTTCTTGATAATATTATACAAACTATGGGATTAGAGTCGGTTATATCCCATAAAATTACTCAACTTAAGAGAGGAATCCAAACTTATAACCGGCAGCTTAAAACAGTCGGCAATGATTTGGAGAAATATACTTTGGATTATGTAAATAATTTTAAAGATAAATATATTGCAAATGGCTGTAAAGAGCTTATATCAGATGCCATGATACGAAGAGAAGATGTAAAAGCCAGAATATATGACCTTGAAGCCAGAATCTACAGGCTTCAGGAAGAAAAAGAGAAGCTGAATGGTTCTATAAACAGAAAAGGACTAGCAGGGTATTTTCTTAGCAATCAGGAAAGGGCACATCATTTAATATCTACTTTAGTTGATCAGGTGATAGTTAATGGAAAAGAAAACGAGCTCAAAATCCAAATCCGCTGA